Proteins encoded within one genomic window of Spirulina major PCC 6313:
- a CDS encoding S8 family serine peptidase — protein MSRKPQAPKNFQALLLEPILTPSALLEGLGDDTPDVDDFDIDDFDVDNVADDFDGGDSGRDAIAFDINDVEILPFASRPEFDYTGGVFTVGEDGTVGIDFLFDGGAYRRGEVGIFSLDGLDPASDDFIQLAAERALSNSEQGYVIISDATDGARFSGTMREADFNAGDYRGVREFEMKAGDRFGIMLASNHSIEDVANGKIENVRFSMATDNPNDDFYFGQIADVTGDGNTFAFEDVTLDQSDQDYNDIVFQVRGATAETALMDEVVAEGRDWRTQNMGQALIEYANAYTHGVDYTAADFEAAREFQPLVGVIDTGVNVDAIGLDAGEILIGSDFIDGDDNSLLTDGEGDEHGTQVVSLINTINDDAPLWVGRSVGSGQWVSSLVEFVDAAVESGQPNAIVNLSMDLTQIDADGNVTTRYEFTPMETAALEYARQNNILVAVASGNQAGLMSALGQASQQFDNIITVGAAEQFDPDASNWQGYDRADYSSYGQGLDIMAKGGTQDNPVVGKTGFGSSMATAQVTGAASQVWAVNPDLSYQQVIQILKQTATDLGVANPDLETGAGLLNVAAAVHLAKTIKTDDQTPPLADINPSLTGDDDAIDIDVFPEVVPEEEFQFDDSPINASERAADLWSKTMTLFMGKDWSTEYTRAESWIGKITTNRPRYWTKDAQGRPWEILYTTNGFIIRSAGLGAFAFTWEEYRNRNAWGLFWRSVYARRSRSQILAFKNAYWGQRSWATQTVGSMRRVVGPNGSGWVQEFDGPNGRRLLMLEDGKTEAFWVLGGNYTEYMAMGGLTGMLGFPRSNENKINRADGRYATWQPFSSSGGKSRIHHLSGVGSVATWGSIGSLYTDLGGASHWLGMPTRREYHDGDTIFSDFEGGRIAHNRNTGRTEALRPGQQPSWRQVQSEPGFVNGNVGGVNLNLRSSASTSGSLIGSLSQNSRVTILRSVTGGTYTTPNGQTRSDWYEVEANGKKGYVAAYYVTKGNPPSLTDAQLRDKNLARFPGLQFSTVVSKAINKALDAGGANNSVYPHSSPNSANTFHQWGFHKVGDYYLIINKATGKALDGGGGSNGSLPYIHPDPQTHNSYQLWKLTKVGDAYMIVNKATGRALDPGGNGGNQIYMHPTPKSSNNYHLWKLNLPGSGVSPNPNYTYKESHYLNTLYQDSTGNYISSRRNDGYHNTGRSMDSSGGKANSAIHALVGGEVIEAKNGKEFFGNKVKSHWAYNGTVAIYNKALNKTFIYWHLAEGSINESMKGKTIEPGTFIGKEGNTGYSFGAHTHVEVHNGRVNVNMSNRNAPKAPANSGRLSIPTIFQDAVRKGLVKLHK, from the coding sequence ATGTCTAGAAAGCCACAAGCCCCCAAGAATTTCCAAGCCCTTCTCCTGGAACCAATTCTCACACCCAGTGCGCTCCTTGAGGGCCTTGGTGATGACACGCCAGATGTTGATGATTTTGATATTGATGATTTTGATGTTGATAACGTTGCTGATGATTTTGATGGGGGTGATTCAGGGCGTGATGCGATCGCCTTTGATATCAATGATGTCGAGATTTTACCCTTTGCTTCACGCCCTGAATTCGACTATACGGGCGGGGTGTTTACCGTCGGTGAGGATGGCACGGTGGGCATTGACTTCCTCTTTGATGGGGGTGCATACCGTCGCGGCGAAGTGGGCATTTTCAGCCTTGATGGACTTGATCCCGCTAGTGATGATTTCATCCAGCTTGCGGCAGAACGAGCCTTGAGCAATTCTGAGCAAGGTTATGTGATTATCTCCGATGCCACCGATGGGGCACGTTTCAGCGGCACAATGCGCGAGGCGGATTTCAACGCTGGTGATTATCGTGGCGTGCGAGAGTTTGAGATGAAGGCGGGCGATCGCTTCGGCATCATGCTTGCGTCTAACCACTCCATCGAAGACGTAGCCAACGGCAAAATCGAAAACGTCCGCTTCTCCATGGCCACAGACAACCCCAACGATGATTTCTATTTTGGTCAGATCGCCGATGTGACAGGGGACGGCAACACCTTCGCCTTTGAAGATGTCACCCTAGACCAATCCGACCAAGACTATAACGACATTGTGTTCCAAGTGCGCGGCGCAACGGCCGAAACCGCCCTCATGGATGAGGTGGTCGCCGAAGGTCGCGATTGGCGCACTCAGAACATGGGCCAAGCCCTGATCGAATATGCCAACGCCTACACCCATGGTGTGGACTACACCGCCGCCGATTTTGAAGCCGCACGAGAATTTCAGCCCTTGGTGGGGGTGATTGATACCGGCGTGAATGTGGATGCGATCGGCTTGGATGCTGGCGAAATTTTGATCGGCTCAGACTTCATCGACGGCGATGATAATTCACTGCTCACCGATGGCGAGGGCGATGAACATGGCACGCAAGTCGTCAGCCTGATCAATACGATCAATGACGATGCACCCCTGTGGGTGGGGCGTTCTGTGGGTTCGGGTCAATGGGTGAGTTCCCTGGTGGAATTTGTTGATGCGGCGGTGGAGTCGGGTCAACCGAATGCGATCGTTAATCTGAGCATGGATCTCACCCAAATCGACGCAGACGGCAACGTCACCACTCGCTACGAATTCACCCCGATGGAAACGGCCGCGTTGGAATATGCCCGCCAAAATAACATCCTCGTCGCAGTCGCTTCGGGGAACCAAGCAGGGTTGATGTCAGCATTGGGTCAAGCGTCCCAGCAGTTCGATAACATCATCACCGTCGGCGCAGCGGAGCAGTTTGATCCCGATGCATCCAACTGGCAAGGCTACGATCGCGCTGACTATTCCAGTTATGGCCAAGGGTTAGACATCATGGCCAAGGGTGGTACGCAGGATAATCCCGTGGTGGGCAAAACAGGGTTTGGCTCATCAATGGCCACCGCCCAAGTCACCGGCGCAGCCTCCCAAGTTTGGGCAGTCAACCCCGACCTCAGTTATCAACAAGTCATCCAAATCCTGAAACAAACCGCCACCGATTTGGGTGTGGCAAATCCGGATCTGGAGACGGGGGCAGGATTGTTAAATGTCGCGGCCGCCGTGCATTTGGCGAAGACGATTAAAACAGATGATCAGACCCCACCTTTAGCTGACATCAACCCTTCTCTGACCGGAGATGATGATGCCATAGATATTGACGTATTCCCCGAAGTTGTTCCAGAAGAGGAATTTCAATTTGATGACTCACCCATAAACGCTTCCGAACGGGCCGCTGATTTGTGGTCTAAGACGATGACGCTCTTTATGGGCAAAGATTGGTCTACGGAGTATACCCGTGCCGAAAGTTGGATTGGGAAAATTACAACCAATCGCCCTCGATACTGGACTAAAGACGCTCAAGGCCGTCCATGGGAAATTCTTTACACCACTAATGGCTTTATCATTCGTAGTGCTGGGCTGGGTGCTTTCGCCTTCACCTGGGAAGAGTACAGGAATCGCAATGCTTGGGGTCTCTTCTGGCGCTCAGTCTATGCTCGGCGGTCTCGCAGCCAAATTCTGGCCTTCAAAAATGCCTATTGGGGTCAACGCTCTTGGGCGACTCAAACCGTGGGTTCGATGCGGCGGGTAGTTGGGCCAAATGGTAGTGGATGGGTGCAAGAATTTGATGGCCCCAATGGACGACGTTTACTGATGCTAGAAGATGGCAAAACAGAAGCGTTTTGGGTGCTAGGAGGCAATTACACAGAGTACATGGCAATGGGCGGGCTGACTGGAATGCTCGGTTTTCCTCGCTCTAATGAAAACAAAATTAATCGTGCCGATGGTCGCTATGCCACATGGCAGCCTTTCTCTTCTTCTGGTGGTAAATCTCGTATTCATCACTTAAGTGGCGTTGGCAGTGTTGCTACTTGGGGCAGTATTGGCAGCCTATACACCGATCTAGGTGGGGCTTCTCACTGGTTGGGGATGCCAACTCGTCGTGAGTACCATGATGGTGATACCATTTTCTCCGATTTTGAAGGCGGGCGTATTGCCCACAATCGCAATACTGGGCGCACGGAAGCCTTGCGTCCAGGGCAACAACCCTCTTGGCGACAAGTACAATCAGAGCCAGGTTTCGTGAATGGTAATGTGGGCGGTGTTAACCTCAACTTACGCTCTAGTGCTTCCACCAGTGGATCATTAATTGGGTCGTTGTCTCAGAATTCCCGTGTGACGATTTTGCGTTCTGTGACAGGTGGGACATATACGACACCCAATGGTCAGACTCGTTCCGATTGGTATGAGGTCGAAGCCAATGGGAAGAAAGGCTATGTCGCTGCTTACTATGTGACAAAGGGCAATCCTCCGAGCCTTACTGATGCTCAATTGCGAGACAAAAATCTTGCTCGCTTTCCTGGTTTACAGTTCTCAACAGTTGTCAGTAAAGCAATTAATAAAGCCCTAGATGCAGGGGGTGCGAATAATTCAGTTTATCCGCATTCCTCACCCAATTCAGCCAATACTTTCCATCAGTGGGGATTCCATAAAGTGGGTGATTATTACCTGATCATCAACAAGGCAACTGGAAAAGCTCTGGATGGAGGTGGGGGTTCTAATGGATCATTACCTTATATCCACCCTGATCCCCAAACTCATAACTCTTATCAATTGTGGAAGCTGACAAAAGTGGGTGACGCTTACATGATCGTTAATAAAGCTACAGGACGCGCCTTAGATCCCGGTGGTAATGGTGGCAATCAAATCTATATGCACCCCACTCCCAAATCAAGCAACAATTATCATTTATGGAAGTTGAATTTACCAGGTAGTGGTGTTAGCCCTAATCCCAATTACACATACAAGGAGTCTCACTATCTTAATACTTTGTACCAAGATAGTACCGGAAACTACATTAGTTCTCGACGGAATGATGGTTATCATAATACCGGCCGATCAATGGATTCATCTGGTGGAAAGGCGAATAGTGCAATCCATGCTTTGGTAGGTGGGGAAGTGATCGAAGCCAAAAATGGGAAGGAATTTTTTGGAAATAAGGTCAAGTCACACTGGGCTTATAATGGCACTGTTGCTATTTATAACAAAGCTCTCAATAAGACCTTTATTTATTGGCATTTAGCTGAAGGATCGATCAACGAAAGCATGAAAGGTAAAACTATCGAACCAGGAACCTTTATTGGAAAAGAAGGTAACACAGGTTATAGCTTTGGTGCTCATACTCATGTAGAAGTACATAATGGTCGAGTCAACGTTAATATGTCTAATCGCAATGCACCTAAAGCACCTGCTAATTCTGGTCGTTTATCTATTCCAACTATCTTTCAGGATGCTGTTCGCAAGGGCTTAGTCAAGTTACACAAATAG